A genomic segment from Thermostichus lividus PCC 6715 encodes:
- a CDS encoding ATP-dependent Clp protease proteolytic subunit, protein MPIGVPKVPYRMPGEPYTQWIDIYNRLYRERIIFLGKEVDDEIANQIVAVMLYLDSEDPGKDIMLYINSPGGSVTAGMAIYDTMQHIKSDVVTICVGLAASMGSFLLAAGTKGKRLALPHSRIMIHQPSGGTRGQATDIEIEAREILRVRRQLNELYAHHTGQPVEKIERDMDRDYFMSAEDAKAYGLIDQVIEERAH, encoded by the coding sequence ATGCCCATCGGAGTGCCTAAAGTCCCCTACCGGATGCCCGGGGAACCCTACACCCAGTGGATTGACATTTATAACCGCCTGTACCGTGAGCGAATTATCTTCCTCGGCAAAGAGGTTGATGACGAGATTGCCAACCAAATCGTGGCAGTCATGCTCTACCTTGACTCGGAAGACCCGGGCAAGGATATTATGCTGTACATCAACTCTCCTGGTGGCTCGGTCACCGCAGGCATGGCCATTTATGACACGATGCAGCACATTAAGTCGGATGTGGTGACCATCTGCGTTGGTTTAGCCGCTTCCATGGGGTCATTTCTTCTGGCCGCCGGGACGAAAGGCAAGCGTTTGGCATTGCCCCACTCACGTATTATGATTCACCAGCCTTCGGGGGGCACCCGCGGTCAAGCCACGGATATTGAAATTGAAGCGCGCGAGATTTTACGGGTACGGCGGCAACTCAATGAACTCTACGCCCACCACACCGGCCAACCCGTCGAAAAAATTGAGCGGGATATGGATCGCGACTACTTTATGTCTGCCGAAGATGCGAAGGCCTATGGCCTCATCGATCAGGTCATTGAAGAACGTGCCCATTAA
- a CDS encoding flavin prenyltransferase UbiX → MVTSSPPPIVLGVTGASGLLYAVRAIKFLLQAGYPIQLVASKAVHQVWQAECGLAMPVLPDKQALFWREQAQVWDGSLTCHRPTDVAAAIASGSFRTLGMVIIPCSMSTVAKLAAGLSSDLLERVADVHLKENRPLVVVPRETPFSLIHLQNLTQLAMAGARIVPAIPAWYHRPTTIEDLVDFVVARALDQLGLDCVPLKRWQGPVN, encoded by the coding sequence ATTGTGACTTCCTCTCCTCCACCGATTGTTTTGGGTGTTACGGGCGCGTCTGGTCTTTTGTACGCAGTCCGTGCCATTAAATTTCTATTACAAGCAGGGTATCCTATTCAATTAGTGGCATCTAAGGCTGTTCATCAGGTGTGGCAAGCGGAATGCGGCCTAGCCATGCCAGTGCTGCCGGATAAGCAGGCGCTCTTTTGGCGAGAGCAAGCGCAGGTCTGGGACGGGTCGTTGACGTGCCATCGCCCAACCGATGTGGCCGCAGCGATCGCCAGTGGTTCCTTTCGCACCCTTGGGATGGTCATTATTCCCTGTAGTATGAGCACGGTGGCCAAGCTAGCGGCAGGCTTAAGTTCTGATTTACTGGAGCGGGTGGCGGATGTGCACCTTAAAGAGAACCGCCCCTTGGTAGTGGTGCCGCGGGAAACCCCCTTTAGCCTAATTCATTTGCAGAATCTCACTCAGTTGGCTATGGCCGGGGCACGGATCGTCCCAGCGATTCCAGCGTGGTATCACCGCCCCACAACGATTGAGGACTTGGTGGATTTTGTCGTGGCTCGTGCTCTCGATCAGCTAGGGTTGGATTGTGTGCCCTTAAAGCGTTGGCAAGGACCGGTTAACTAA
- the cobN gene encoding cobaltochelatase subunit CobN: MHRILTLGDISLESAGSDVAFVQQTVAPVVILTAADSDITLLAQAYTELAAELPPLRLAHLLQLQAAAVIDDYGDRVLAHADVVVLRLLGGRGYWSYGLEVAQQLVSDRGAQLVVLPGDDRPDLELMSVSTWPLARVNRLWQYFREGGLPNIRSALQFVAHHGFGIGAEPPAPQIIPRCGTYPQPTAAPPEWPTVGLIFYRAHYLAGNTAVIDALCQALRQRQIAPLPVVVSSLQEPEIQAELFAMWQGRVELVLNTTGFAIAKSEATPCHFWQQLDVPVLQVVLSSSTQEAWQQHPQGLVPRDLAMHVVLPEVDGRVLTRAVSFKAVEQIQPAVEATVTTYVPESDRIAWVADLAQNWLKLRHRPPQQRRVALILANYPCRDGRLANGVGLDTPNSTAEILKALAGAGYDLGTTPFPTDGDALIHHLTRHRTNDAEGNQWRATSQSLPLEAYNRYFAELPETVQTALRQRWLSPTADIPISGCQWGNIFVGIQPSRGYDRDPSLNYHAPDLEPTPEYLGFYWWVRHQFQADAIIHVGKHGNLEWLPGKGVALSASCYPEIALGSLPHFYPFIVNDPGEGAQAKRRAQAVIVDHLTPPLTRAELYGGLDTLSHWIEEYYAAEQFDRPRLGILRQRIEALVQELDLTQEIRAPQEEESWTAWLARTDGYLCDLRDAQIRDGLHVLGQCPTGQQLRDLIVAIARSAPPQGITRALAQDQGVTVDPLTADPTDASPVAGYRSVGAWQEALETTAASLVERLLAGTPVREIPCGAATQQCLQWIHSVLWPALQHTSHELTHLLHGLNGGYVPSGAAGAPSRGRPDVLPTGRNFYAVDLRAVPTEAAWGLAQRSAAALIERYCQEHGEYPRTLGLSVWGTSTMRTGGDDIAQALALLGVRPIWDGPSRRVVGLEVIPLSLLGRPRVDVLLRISGFFRDAFPNLIALFDAAVQRVSELSEPPEQNPLAAQVATETHYWQTQGLTAEQARTRARYRIFGSKPGAYGAGLQGLIEAQNWVEDADLAEAYIHWSSYAYTGEAQSHSAADALKHRLRQLQVVVQNQDNREHDLLDSDDYYQFQGGMTVAVRSQRGEQPTVYFGDHSRPEQPKIRTLQEELLRVYRSRVVNPKWLTGVMRHGYKGAFEMAATVDYLFGYSATTRCVPDYVFAGVANTYLLAETAQAFVAQHNPWALRDMAERLLEAAQRHLWQAPDPDVLERLRSLVLYAEGLIEGASGLP, from the coding sequence ATGCATCGAATCCTTACACTTGGTGATATTTCGTTAGAGTCGGCGGGCAGCGATGTTGCCTTTGTGCAACAAACCGTTGCACCTGTTGTTATTTTAACGGCAGCCGATAGCGATATTACGCTGTTGGCGCAGGCCTATACCGAGCTTGCCGCAGAACTTCCACCCCTGCGCTTGGCGCACCTGTTGCAGTTGCAAGCAGCGGCGGTTATTGATGACTACGGCGATCGCGTCTTGGCTCATGCAGACGTGGTGGTGCTGCGTCTGTTGGGGGGGCGGGGCTACTGGAGCTATGGCCTAGAGGTAGCGCAGCAACTGGTCAGCGATCGCGGTGCGCAGTTGGTTGTTCTGCCTGGGGACGATCGCCCCGACCTCGAACTAATGAGTGTGTCCACCTGGCCGCTGGCGCGGGTGAACCGCCTGTGGCAATACTTCCGTGAAGGGGGGCTGCCCAATATCCGCTCGGCCTTGCAGTTTGTAGCCCACCACGGGTTTGGGATTGGCGCTGAACCACCGGCTCCCCAGATCATTCCCCGCTGCGGCACCTACCCCCAGCCTACAGCGGCACCGCCAGAGTGGCCAACGGTGGGGCTGATCTTTTACCGCGCCCATTATTTAGCGGGGAATACTGCCGTGATCGATGCCCTCTGCCAAGCCCTACGGCAGCGTCAGATTGCCCCCTTGCCGGTAGTCGTCTCTTCGTTGCAGGAGCCTGAGATTCAAGCTGAGCTATTCGCCATGTGGCAAGGCAGGGTGGAACTGGTGCTGAATACAACGGGGTTTGCGATCGCCAAGAGCGAGGCCACCCCCTGCCATTTTTGGCAGCAGCTAGACGTGCCCGTTCTCCAAGTGGTGCTCAGTAGCAGCACTCAAGAGGCATGGCAGCAGCATCCCCAAGGGCTGGTGCCCCGAGATCTGGCAATGCACGTTGTCCTGCCGGAGGTGGATGGCCGTGTGCTCACCCGGGCGGTGTCCTTTAAGGCGGTAGAGCAAATTCAGCCTGCGGTGGAAGCAACGGTGACCACCTATGTCCCCGAGAGCGATCGCATTGCATGGGTGGCGGATCTCGCTCAAAATTGGCTTAAGCTACGGCATCGCCCTCCCCAGCAGCGGCGAGTGGCTCTCATTCTGGCAAATTACCCCTGTCGCGATGGGCGGCTGGCCAATGGTGTCGGCCTAGACACCCCCAACAGCACGGCGGAGATCCTCAAAGCACTGGCGGGCGCTGGATACGACTTAGGGACAACCCCATTCCCAACCGACGGCGACGCGCTGATTCACCACCTGACGCGCCACCGCACCAATGACGCCGAAGGGAATCAGTGGCGAGCCACCAGCCAGTCTCTCCCCCTTGAAGCGTACAATCGCTATTTTGCGGAATTGCCTGAGACTGTGCAAACAGCCCTGCGGCAGCGCTGGCTATCACCAACAGCAGACATTCCCATTTCAGGCTGCCAGTGGGGCAATATTTTTGTGGGAATCCAACCCAGCCGTGGCTACGATCGCGACCCCAGCCTGAACTACCATGCACCGGATTTAGAACCCACCCCTGAGTATCTGGGGTTTTATTGGTGGGTGCGGCACCAGTTCCAAGCTGATGCCATCATCCACGTGGGCAAGCACGGCAACCTAGAATGGCTCCCTGGCAAAGGGGTTGCCCTCAGTGCGTCCTGCTATCCCGAAATTGCCCTAGGTTCTCTGCCGCACTTCTACCCGTTTATTGTCAATGACCCCGGCGAAGGGGCCCAAGCCAAGCGCCGTGCCCAAGCCGTAATTGTGGATCATTTGACCCCGCCCTTAACCCGTGCGGAACTCTATGGCGGCTTGGATACCCTCAGCCACTGGATTGAGGAGTACTATGCTGCTGAGCAGTTCGATCGCCCCCGCTTGGGTATCCTCCGCCAACGCATTGAGGCACTGGTGCAGGAGTTAGACCTCACCCAAGAGATTCGTGCCCCACAGGAGGAGGAATCGTGGACCGCTTGGCTAGCGCGTACCGATGGCTATCTGTGCGACTTGCGTGATGCCCAAATCCGTGACGGCCTGCATGTACTGGGGCAGTGTCCCACAGGCCAGCAACTGCGGGATTTAATCGTGGCGATCGCCCGCAGTGCCCCTCCCCAAGGTATTACCCGTGCCCTCGCTCAGGATCAGGGGGTAACAGTGGATCCCCTCACGGCTGATCCAACGGATGCGAGTCCTGTGGCGGGGTATCGCTCGGTGGGCGCATGGCAAGAGGCGCTAGAAACCACGGCGGCCTCGTTGGTAGAGCGGCTCTTAGCCGGGACGCCAGTGAGGGAGATCCCCTGTGGTGCGGCAACCCAGCAGTGTTTGCAATGGATTCACAGCGTTCTGTGGCCAGCGCTACAACACACGTCACACGAACTCACCCACCTGCTCCACGGTCTCAATGGGGGGTATGTTCCCAGTGGGGCTGCCGGTGCCCCTAGCCGCGGACGGCCTGATGTCTTGCCCACCGGCCGCAATTTCTATGCAGTGGATCTGCGGGCTGTACCCACGGAGGCCGCTTGGGGGTTGGCACAGCGATCGGCGGCGGCGCTGATTGAACGCTACTGCCAAGAGCACGGCGAGTATCCGCGCACCCTCGGACTGTCGGTGTGGGGCACCTCTACCATGCGCACCGGCGGAGATGACATTGCCCAAGCGCTGGCGCTACTGGGGGTGCGCCCAATTTGGGATGGCCCATCGCGGCGGGTGGTGGGTCTGGAGGTCATCCCGTTGTCCCTGTTGGGGCGGCCACGGGTCGATGTGCTGCTGCGGATTTCCGGGTTCTTCCGCGATGCCTTTCCAAACCTCATTGCCCTGTTTGATGCAGCGGTGCAGCGGGTTAGTGAATTATCTGAACCCCCGGAGCAAAACCCCTTAGCGGCACAGGTGGCCACAGAAACCCACTACTGGCAGACGCAGGGGCTAACTGCTGAGCAAGCTCGCACCCGCGCCCGCTATCGCATCTTTGGCTCCAAGCCCGGCGCGTACGGTGCAGGCTTACAGGGGCTGATTGAGGCGCAAAACTGGGTGGAGGATGCCGACTTGGCAGAGGCGTACATTCACTGGAGTAGCTATGCGTACACTGGCGAGGCGCAAAGCCACAGTGCTGCCGACGCCTTGAAACATCGCTTACGCCAGTTGCAGGTGGTGGTGCAAAACCAAGACAATCGCGAGCACGATCTGCTAGATTCCGATGATTATTATCAGTTTCAGGGGGGGATGACTGTGGCGGTGCGATCGCAGCGGGGCGAGCAACCAACGGTCTATTTTGGCGATCACTCCCGACCGGAGCAGCCGAAAATTCGCACCCTCCAAGAAGAACTGCTGCGGGTCTATCGCTCGCGGGTGGTTAACCCAAAGTGGCTCACCGGCGTGATGCGGCACGGCTATAAGGGCGCCTTTGAAATGGCGGCAACGGTGGACTACCTCTTTGGCTACAGCGCCACAACTCGCTGTGTACCGGATTATGTGTTTGCAGGGGTGGCCAACACCTACCTGCTGGCAGAGACAGCACAGGCCTTTGTTGCGCAGCATAATCCTTGGGCACTGCGGGATATGGCAGAGCGGCTCCTAGAAGCGGCACAGCGGCACCTGTGGCAAGCGCCTGATCCGGACGTACTAGAGCGGTTGCGATCGCTGGTTCTGTACGCCGAAGGTTTAATTGAAGGCGCATCTGGACTACCCTAG
- a CDS encoding Coenzyme F420 hydrogenase/dehydrogenase, beta subunit C-terminal domain gives MTLARNHKKARALKAGSPRPAKALCSECGLCDTYYIHYVKEACAFLNQQFETLETQTHGRSRQLENWDECYFGVHHQMLAARKTEPIAGAQWTGIVSSIAIAMLESGRVEGVVCVHASEGDRFTPKPVIARNRDEILAARVNKPTLSPNLSVLEEVERSGLKRLLVIGVGCQIQALRAVQDKLGLEKLYVLGTPCVDNVTRAGLQKFLETTSRSPDTVVYYEFMQDFRVHFKHSDGSTETVPFFGLKTNQLKDVFAPSCMSCFDYVNGLADLVVGYMGAPFGWQWLVVRNPLGQEMLDLVRAQLETQPVMSKGDRHAAVQQSIPAYDKGVTLPMWAAQLMGLVIERIGPKGLEYARFSIDSHFTRNYLFVRRNYPAKLATHVPRFAQKIVDQYHLPES, from the coding sequence ATGACCCTCGCTCGTAACCATAAAAAAGCCCGTGCCCTCAAAGCCGGTAGCCCCCGCCCCGCCAAAGCCCTCTGTAGTGAATGCGGCCTGTGTGACACCTACTATATCCACTACGTGAAGGAGGCCTGTGCCTTTCTAAACCAACAGTTTGAGACCCTTGAGACCCAAACCCACGGGCGATCGCGCCAGCTTGAGAATTGGGATGAATGCTACTTTGGGGTTCACCACCAAATGCTGGCTGCCCGCAAAACAGAGCCGATTGCAGGGGCACAGTGGACCGGCATCGTCAGCAGTATTGCCATTGCCATGCTGGAGTCCGGACGGGTGGAAGGGGTGGTCTGTGTTCACGCTAGCGAGGGCGATCGCTTTACCCCCAAGCCCGTCATTGCCCGCAACCGTGACGAGATTCTCGCCGCCCGGGTCAATAAACCCACCCTGTCCCCCAACCTATCCGTGCTGGAGGAGGTGGAGCGCTCAGGGTTAAAGCGCCTGCTTGTCATTGGTGTGGGCTGCCAAATCCAAGCCCTGCGAGCCGTGCAGGATAAATTAGGCCTAGAGAAGCTCTACGTGTTGGGCACCCCCTGTGTGGATAACGTCACCCGCGCGGGTCTGCAAAAGTTCTTAGAAACCACGAGCCGCTCCCCAGATACCGTGGTTTATTACGAGTTTATGCAGGACTTCCGGGTGCACTTTAAGCACAGTGATGGTTCGACGGAAACGGTTCCCTTTTTTGGCCTTAAAACCAATCAACTCAAGGATGTGTTTGCCCCCTCCTGCATGAGTTGCTTTGATTATGTGAATGGCCTTGCGGATTTAGTTGTCGGCTATATGGGGGCACCCTTTGGTTGGCAGTGGCTGGTGGTGCGCAATCCCCTAGGCCAAGAAATGCTGGACTTAGTGCGGGCACAGCTAGAGACCCAACCGGTAATGAGCAAAGGCGATCGCCATGCCGCCGTGCAGCAAAGCATTCCAGCCTACGATAAGGGAGTGACCTTGCCAATGTGGGCAGCGCAGTTGATGGGTTTAGTCATTGAGCGGATTGGCCCCAAAGGGTTGGAATATGCTCGATTTTCCATTGACTCGCACTTTACTCGCAACTATCTGTTTGTGCGACGCAATTACCCAGCTAAGCTAGCGACTCATGTCCCTAGGTTTGCCCAAAAAATTGTTGATCAGTACCACTTACCAGAGTCTTAG
- a CDS encoding phosphoketolase family protein, translating into MTAVTSVPSFCEGIQYFGDDWPDWEHYGQTPLLNPQQTTLPDPESPAAAYQTLLYADALRYLILQMTASKASGHPGGFASQAEAYAALVLLGYKNIITEVGHHAPGFYAAMFLDRSLEQMGIYTVQDLRDRFREKHGLLGHLSGYIPGILAPAGPLGQGQHFAMAAAWLHRHTLFPFTLGDGGLGEPYVMSGMAHFHTAFPEVTNFLPVLVWNGFSQEHHSMVSLKSNREMMAYWHGNGFEEVVLVDAKDFDDANQPGAYVDSTLFSFGQRLAFTKAVLLGVQEAAQSALSGKLTVLILKQLKGAGVHAKGAKSHNLYAQHTLENPDIVSALKARALSPSAWALVRHNCEVAAGGSAARVAVTEQVLELPPLGDIPLEAYDLGEAKVATTAMGRMVAEVGARDRRYLITNADGNEASGIGNINQALKIIHPTEDPLYNQVPHGQVYEPLSEDACAGLAAGLCLMGSRSLWCSYESFAINGLPIWQTVTQAMAELRRPTPATVALYTAGALEQGRNGWTHQRPEIEAYYAALLRNGNVFALFPPDANSIQVCYRWALTAQNKGIAIFASKSPLPVRTTFAQTEQGLAEGAVTLYESASGRATLVLAVLGDMILNPVYAAVPTLEAAGYRVRIVSVINPRRLYRPSDVAWQTCAEPDDGFADEATFARLFGGDALLAITGGAAALLEPVLLRATAPRDVLAWQRGETTASASELMAYNGLTPAAICDRAHTLLKL; encoded by the coding sequence ATGACAGCGGTAACTTCGGTGCCCAGCTTCTGTGAAGGAATTCAGTATTTTGGCGACGATTGGCCAGACTGGGAGCACTATGGGCAAACACCGCTGCTGAACCCCCAGCAAACCACGCTCCCAGACCCAGAGTCCCCTGCGGCGGCTTACCAAACCCTCCTCTACGCCGATGCGCTCCGCTACTTAATTTTGCAAATGACCGCCAGTAAAGCCTCGGGGCATCCGGGGGGCTTTGCGAGCCAAGCGGAAGCCTATGCAGCGTTAGTACTGCTGGGGTACAAAAATATCATTACCGAAGTGGGGCACCATGCGCCCGGCTTTTATGCCGCCATGTTCTTGGATCGCTCCCTAGAGCAGATGGGGATTTACACGGTTCAAGACCTGCGCGATCGCTTTCGGGAAAAACACGGGTTATTGGGGCACCTTTCCGGTTATATTCCCGGTATTTTGGCTCCCGCCGGCCCGTTGGGGCAGGGGCAGCACTTCGCAATGGCGGCAGCTTGGCTGCACCGTCACACCCTCTTTCCCTTTACATTGGGCGATGGTGGCCTCGGAGAACCCTACGTGATGAGTGGGATGGCGCATTTCCATACCGCCTTTCCTGAGGTGACCAATTTCTTGCCGGTGCTGGTGTGGAACGGCTTTAGCCAAGAGCACCACAGCATGGTATCCCTGAAAAGTAATCGCGAAATGATGGCCTACTGGCACGGCAATGGCTTTGAGGAAGTGGTGCTGGTGGATGCCAAGGACTTTGATGATGCCAACCAACCGGGAGCCTATGTGGACAGCACCCTCTTTTCCTTTGGGCAACGGCTGGCCTTTACAAAAGCCGTCCTCCTAGGGGTACAGGAGGCGGCGCAATCAGCGCTCTCTGGTAAGCTCACGGTCTTGATTCTCAAGCAGCTTAAAGGGGCAGGGGTGCATGCCAAGGGAGCCAAATCCCACAATCTCTATGCCCAGCACACCCTTGAGAATCCCGACATTGTTAGTGCCCTGAAAGCCCGCGCCCTCTCGCCCTCAGCCTGGGCACTGGTGCGCCACAACTGCGAAGTCGCTGCAGGGGGTTCGGCAGCACGTGTTGCCGTCACAGAACAGGTGCTTGAGCTTCCGCCGTTGGGGGATATTCCCCTCGAAGCCTACGATCTTGGGGAGGCCAAAGTAGCCACTACCGCCATGGGTCGGATGGTGGCAGAGGTGGGAGCGCGCGATCGCCGCTACTTGATCACCAATGCCGATGGTAACGAAGCCTCTGGAATTGGCAACATCAACCAAGCCTTGAAAATCATTCACCCCACAGAGGACCCCCTCTACAACCAAGTTCCCCACGGCCAAGTCTATGAACCCCTCAGCGAAGATGCCTGTGCAGGCTTAGCAGCAGGGTTGTGTTTGATGGGCAGTCGCAGCCTGTGGTGCTCCTACGAGTCCTTTGCCATTAATGGTCTGCCGATTTGGCAAACCGTGACCCAAGCGATGGCCGAACTGCGCCGCCCCACCCCCGCCACTGTAGCCCTCTATACGGCGGGTGCCCTTGAGCAGGGGCGCAATGGCTGGACGCACCAGCGCCCAGAAATTGAAGCCTACTACGCGGCGCTGCTGCGCAATGGCAATGTCTTTGCCCTGTTTCCACCGGATGCGAACAGTATTCAAGTGTGCTATCGCTGGGCACTAACGGCGCAGAATAAGGGGATTGCCATCTTTGCTAGCAAGAGCCCGCTGCCGGTGCGGACGACCTTTGCCCAAACAGAGCAAGGACTGGCGGAGGGCGCGGTGACGCTCTATGAATCCGCCAGTGGGCGCGCTACCTTAGTGCTGGCGGTGCTTGGGGATATGATTTTGAATCCTGTGTATGCGGCTGTGCCCACCTTAGAAGCTGCAGGCTATCGGGTGCGCATTGTCTCGGTCATTAATCCCCGCCGTTTATACCGCCCTAGCGATGTAGCATGGCAAACCTGTGCGGAACCAGACGATGGCTTTGCCGATGAGGCCACCTTTGCCCGTCTCTTTGGGGGTGATGCGCTGTTAGCTATCACTGGTGGTGCTGCTGCTCTTCTGGAGCCGGTGCTGCTGCGAGCCACGGCGCCACGAGATGTACTGGCATGGCAGCGGGGTGAAACCACCGCCAGTGCCTCTGAACTGATGGCCTACAATGGCTTGACCCCAGCGGCCATTTGCGATCGCGCCCATACTCTCCTGAAGCTCTAG
- a CDS encoding thioredoxin family protein gives MGASTAADGQRLRNFLIVMVAIVLSLALLVAVRGNNQPLTLAEQASQATPWAEAQTNGKPTLLEFYANWCSSCRAMAKDLGELKAAYRDRVNFVMLNVDNLQWLPEIEQFGVDGIPHFVFLNAQQEPQGTAIGLQPKGIMAQNLEALSLGLPLPHGGSSGNVSQLPNPRATQRSDDPRSHGG, from the coding sequence ATGGGGGCATCCACAGCAGCAGATGGCCAGCGCCTACGCAATTTCCTAATTGTCATGGTGGCCATTGTCCTGAGTTTGGCGTTGTTGGTGGCGGTGCGGGGCAACAACCAGCCGCTCACCTTAGCGGAGCAGGCGAGTCAGGCTACCCCATGGGCAGAGGCACAAACCAACGGGAAGCCAACGCTCTTAGAGTTTTACGCCAACTGGTGTAGCAGTTGTCGCGCTATGGCGAAAGACTTAGGAGAGTTAAAGGCGGCCTACCGCGATCGCGTCAATTTTGTGATGCTGAACGTGGATAATCTTCAGTGGCTGCCGGAAATCGAACAGTTTGGCGTAGATGGGATTCCCCACTTTGTTTTTTTGAATGCCCAGCAAGAACCCCAAGGGACGGCCATTGGCCTGCAACCGAAGGGCATTATGGCACAAAACCTCGAAGCCCTGAGTCTTGGCCTCCCTCTGCCCCACGGTGGCAGCAGCGGCAACGTATCTCAGTTGCCCAACCCCCGCGCAACTCAGCGCAGTGACGATCCGCGCAGTCACGGAGGCTAA
- a CDS encoding cobyrinate a,c-diamide synthase produces MALVIAGDRSGVGKTTVALALNAALTARGRRVQTFKVGPDYIDPLFHSAISGRPCYNLDPILTSADYVQTCAKYYSQDADDVLIEGVMGLFDGRSGTSEGSTAAIAQLLNAPILLVLDVQKQAASVAALVYGFCHYHPALRIAGVVLNRVGSDRHRQILEDALAPLGIPVLGVLYRDQQLALPSRHLGLVPPHESAAFQAVGDRLAVLGCTCFDWLHLEPLCAPLSSLSPPLSSLPPLPSPLSSLSPPLSSLPPLPSPLNIGIAQDAAFHFYYTDALDVLRTLGATLIPVSPLRDPCLPPNLSGLILGGGFPEVFAAELSANESFLSALRHSLQRGLPVYAECGGLMYLAQGIHTLEGQVYPLVGHLPTVAHMGDRLTLGYRTATALHATPCVDQGQQVWGHEFHYSRVTPSPLSPLWHLNSLPEGWGSDDVHASYLHLHWGGHPEFAMKFLQRAAHFSRSTHLC; encoded by the coding sequence ATGGCCTTAGTGATTGCCGGCGATCGCAGCGGTGTGGGCAAAACCACGGTGGCTCTTGCCCTCAATGCGGCTCTAACAGCGCGAGGGCGGCGGGTACAAACCTTCAAAGTTGGCCCTGATTACATTGATCCGCTGTTTCATAGCGCCATCAGTGGCCGTCCCTGTTACAACCTTGATCCCATCCTCACCAGTGCTGATTATGTGCAAACCTGTGCGAAGTACTATAGCCAAGATGCGGATGATGTTCTAATTGAAGGGGTGATGGGGCTGTTTGATGGCCGTAGTGGCACCAGTGAAGGCAGTACGGCGGCCATTGCCCAATTGCTGAATGCCCCGATCCTCTTGGTCTTGGATGTGCAAAAACAGGCAGCATCGGTCGCAGCCTTGGTTTATGGCTTTTGTCACTACCATCCAGCCCTGAGAATTGCCGGAGTCGTTCTCAATCGCGTCGGCAGCGATCGCCACCGCCAAATTTTAGAAGATGCCCTTGCGCCCCTTGGTATCCCCGTCCTTGGTGTCCTCTACCGCGATCAGCAGCTTGCCCTACCCAGCCGCCACCTTGGGTTAGTTCCACCCCACGAGTCAGCAGCGTTTCAAGCCGTGGGCGATCGCCTAGCTGTTCTTGGTTGCACCTGCTTTGATTGGTTACACCTCGAACCCCTTTGCGCTCCCCTCTCCTCTCTCTCCCCTCCCCTCTCCTCTCTCCCCCCTCTTCCCTCTCCCCTCTCCTCTCTCTCCCCTCCCCTCTCCTCTCTCCCCCCTCTTCCCTCTCCCCTCAACATTGGTATTGCCCAAGATGCTGCGTTTCACTTCTATTACACCGATGCCTTAGATGTGTTACGCACCCTAGGAGCAACCCTTATTCCGGTATCACCGCTGCGAGATCCTTGCCTCCCCCCCAATCTGAGCGGCCTGATTCTAGGGGGTGGCTTTCCTGAGGTGTTTGCTGCCGAGCTAAGCGCCAATGAGTCTTTTTTAAGTGCTCTGCGCCACAGCCTCCAGCGTGGGTTACCCGTCTATGCCGAGTGTGGGGGGTTAATGTACTTAGCGCAGGGGATTCACACCCTAGAGGGTCAGGTTTACCCCCTAGTGGGGCATCTGCCGACAGTTGCACACATGGGCGATCGCCTCACCCTAGGCTATCGCACTGCAACTGCACTGCACGCTACCCCGTGTGTTGACCAAGGGCAGCAGGTGTGGGGGCATGAGTTTCACTACTCTAGGGTGACACCATCCCCCCTCTCTCCCCTGTGGCACCTCAACAGCTTGCCAGAAGGATGGGGAAGCGATGATGTCCATGCCAGTTATCTGCATCTGCACTGGGGAGGCCACCCAGAATTTGCCATGAAATTTTTGCAACGGGCAGCGCATTTTTCTAGGTCAACACATCTGTGTTAG
- a CDS encoding GNAT family N-acetyltransferase: MTDMLVKLYELEVDWPAVTAHQQQGIHYRHPLGSETDLILQWVQDRFSAGWHSEVAIALSQRPPRILIAVQDGHLLGMACYDTAALGMFGPMAVAESHRGQGIGRLLLQLTLWHMGAMGYAYAVIGWVSSEEFYAKAVGAIAIPESRPGLWQTALKRS, encoded by the coding sequence ATGACGGATATGCTGGTCAAACTCTATGAGCTTGAGGTGGACTGGCCAGCTGTCACCGCCCACCAGCAGCAGGGGATTCACTATCGCCACCCCCTTGGCTCAGAAACGGATCTCATTTTGCAGTGGGTGCAGGATCGCTTTAGTGCCGGGTGGCACAGCGAGGTGGCGATCGCCCTCAGTCAACGCCCACCCCGCATTCTGATTGCGGTTCAGGACGGGCACCTCCTTGGCATGGCCTGCTATGATACCGCCGCGTTGGGGATGTTTGGCCCGATGGCTGTGGCGGAGTCGCACCGTGGCCAAGGCATTGGTCGCCTCCTGTTGCAGTTAACCCTCTGGCACATGGGGGCAATGGGCTATGCCTATGCTGTCATTGGCTGGGTGTCCTCAGAAGAGTTTTATGCTAAGGCCGTAGGGGCGATCGCCATTCCTGAGTCGCGGCCCGGGCTTTGGCAAACGGCACTGAAGCGCTCCTAG